The window AGGCCCAACGCATTACGCATCGCTATTCTTTCCAATTACGCAACCAAACCGGCGGAATTTCCCGCTCGACGAGCCATTAATGCGAAGGAACAGTTAACGTGACACCAACACGACAGCGGATCCGAAGGAATTTCAGCGATGTGCGCCAAAGTGACCGAAGTCACAGAGATGCCCCCTCCCGTGACCGTCATCACAGTCGAAACTGTTTTGCTGGAGCATGGTCAATCCCATCAACAACGGGCCCGCTTCCAGCGGTGCCAATGGGAGCTTCAAATGACCAAGTCGCTGAACACCAAGTCTCTGAACACCAAGTCCTTGAGTAGCAAGATCCGCGACACCAGCCTGGCTCTGGGCTTTGCCGCCATCGTCTCGATCGCCTCGACCGGCTCGAGCTTCGCCTTCTCGTCCGAAGCGCAGCAGCAGTGCACCGGCGACGCCTTCCGTCTGTGCTCATCGGAAATCCCGAACATCCCGAAGATCACGGCGTGCATGATGAAGCATCGTTCGGATCTGAGCGCCGGCTGCCGTGCGGTGATGGACAAGGACCTCGCCAAGGGTGGCGCGTCACGCAAGGTCGCTGACGCCCAGGACAGTCAGTAAGAGACGGTCAGTAACAGCAACGATCGCTCGTTGCGTCGGTTAGCTCCCCTCGCGATGTGCCCCGGCGTGAATGCCGGAGCCACGCGGCGGCGCAGGCCCGCCTGTCAATAAAGCCGTTGCGGCTTCGGGATCGTCGCTCTAGCTTCCCCCGCACATCTTCCGGGTAAGAGGCATTACGCGATGACCAGATTTCTTTTCATCATTCCATTGATCCTGTTTGCATCGGCTGCGTCAGCGCAGCAGCCCGGACACGACGCCTGCGCACGCGACGTGACGCGCTTCTGCCGCCCGGTGATGAACAATGGCGATCAGGCTGTGCTCGCCTGCCTCAAGGAGAACCGTACGCGGCTCACCAAAGGCTGCGACAAGGTGCTGACAGATCACGGGCAATAAGGCGTCGCTACGGACTCGCCAAACCTACGTGCTGCTTCCCGCCGCGGTGGCGACCACGGGCAGCACCTCACTTGCGGCCTGGTCCGGCGTCTCCTCTTTCCAGCGCACCGAGCCGAACGGACGCTCGAGCATGCGGCGGATCCGCACCGGGTCGGGGCCGATGTGGAAATCGATCGCCTCCTGATGCAGCGCGCGTTCGGACTGGGTCGAGCGGTTGCGCTGGCGCAGATAATCGAGCCAGGTCGGGCAATGATAGCGTTCGGTCCACAATTCGGGATCGGCGATATCGCGCGCGATCGACCAGCCATAGGCACCGTTGCGCTGGCGGGAGAGCTGCACGTCCTGCATCACGTTGTGAAAGGCGCGGGCGTTCTCTTGGGCGACGCGGTATTCGATCTCGACCACCAGCGGCCCGCTGCGTGCCGTGAGCGACAGCTTGACTTCAGGATCGGCCAGCACATCGGCGTCTTCGTTGCGGGCGCCGACGCGCGGCATCGCGAGCCAGATCCCCAGCACCGGCGAGATCAGCATCAGCCCGGCGGCCGTCAGCAGCGCGACCTCGACGCCGGCATAGTCCGTGAGATGGCCCCAGCCCCAGGCGCCGATCGCGATGCCCCCGGAAATCGAGGCCTGGAACGCCGCGAGCGAGCGGCCCGCGACCCAGCGCGGCGCCGAAAGCTGCACGCCGATATTGAACAGCGCGATGGCGGCCATCCAGACCGCGCCGGCGAGCACCAGCGCAGCCGCGGTCAGGACCGGCTCGGTGCTCACGGCGAGCGCGGCCATCGCAAACGCCATCGAGATGGTGCAGGCGCGGATCGCAGCTTCGCCGCTCATGCGCTTGCGCAATTCGTGGATGTTGAGCGCACCGACCACGGCGCCCATCCCGAAAGCGCCGAGCATGATGCCGTAGGTCTGCGCGCCGCCATGCAGCAGATCGCGCGCGACCAGCGGCATCAGCGCCATGATGGCACCGCCGATCAGGCCCATGACTAGCGTGCGCAACAGCACGATCTTGATCGGCGGCGAATTGGTGATGTAGCGGAAGCCCGACACCATGGCGCGGTTGAGCTTCTCCCGCGGCAGGCGCGAGGGTTCGGTGTTGCGGCGCCAGAGCAGCAGCACCACCAGCAACGGCAAATAGAGGATCGCATTGCACGCAAACGCCGCCACCGCACCGAGCGCGGCGACGATGACACCGCCGACCGCGGGGCCGAAGCTGCGCGCGATGTTGTAGCTGATGCCGTTCAGCGCGACAGCCGACGGCAGGGCATCGGGCGGCACCTGCTCGCTGACCGAGGACTGCCAGGCCGGACCGAACAGCGCGTTGCCGCTGCCGACCACGAAGCAGAAAACGAGCAGCGTTTCCGGGGAAATGTAGTTGAGCCAGGCCAGGACCGTGAGCGCGGTCGCGCCAGTCAGCGCGATCATGAGCGCGATCAGGGTCACGATACGGCGGTCATACATGTCGGCGATGGCGCCAGCCGGCATCGAGATCAGCATGATCGGCAGCATCAAAGCGGTCTGCACCAGCGCCACCTTGTCCGCCGAGGCCGCCATCTGCGTCATCGCCCAGGCGGCGCCCACGCCCTGGATCAGCAGGCCGAGATTGGAGAGCAGGCTGGCGAGCCAGATGCGCCGGAACACGGTGTACCGCAGCGGCGCCATGATACCGTCGGCCGCAATTTTCTGGCGGTTCGTCTGCTCGGTCATATCCCCTTCCAAATGGGCTGGCAGAAGTGGTCTTGACGTTGTCTTGGAGTGGTCTTTGGGCGATTCCGGCAAGTTCAGTGATGCCCGCGAAAGTCCTTCGCTGTCCAGTGGTTAGGCCGGTATAAGCGGTGCACAGAGATGTTTTGCGGGGGAGGAACAGATGAAGCTGTCACGACGGATGATCTTGCAAGGGGCCGGCAGCTTGCCCTTCGCAGTTGCGAGCTTGCGGACGGGCGCGCTGGCCCAAACGGCATCCGCCCCGCCGAGCGAGGTGCCTCCGATCCTGTTCGTCCACGGCAATGGTGATTACGACGCGCTCTGGATGACCACCATGTGGCGGATGGAATCCAACGGCATCGCGCGCGACCGCATGGCGGCGATCAATTTCACCGATCCCAATGCACGAAGTGACGACCAGGTCGAACAGGCGGGCCGCTCCTCGACCGAGGACCAGCGCCGCGAGCTCGCCGCCGCCATAGCCGAACTGAAGCGCCGCACCGGCGCGGCCCGCGTGGCACTGGTCGGCAGCTCGCGCGGCGGCTATGCCATCCGCAACGTGATCAAAAACGGCGGTTCCGGCGATGTCAGCCATGCCGTGCTGTGCGGCACGCCCAATCACGGCGTGTTCGCGACCGACGACCAGCCCAACAGCGAGTTCAACGGCCGCGGCGCGTTCCTGCGCGGCCTCAATGAGGGCGAGAGCGAGGTGACACCAGGGGTTGCCTTCCTGACCTTGCGCAGCGACGGCATGGACAAATACGCGCAGGCCGATGGCCGCTTCATCGGCAAGCCCGGTACGCCAACGGGCGTCAGCGTCGAAGGTCCGGAGTTGAAGGGGGCCACCAACCTCGTGCTCGGCGCCCTCGATCATCGCGAGGTGGCGTTTCACCCTCGGGCCTTCCGCGAGATCTATAAGTTCATCGCCGGCCGCGAGCCCGCGCGCATCGCGATTGTGCCGGAGCAGGGCGTGAAGTTGAGCGGCCTGGTTACCGGCACGCCCGGCGGCGTGTCGACCAATCGCCCGGTGGCGGGTGCAACCGTCGAGATATTCCGCGTCGATCCTGATACCGGGGAGCGCAAGGGTAGCGCCGTGTACAGCGCGAAGACCGGCGCCGACGGCCGCTGGGGACCGGCGCAGGTCGAGCCTTCCTGGTCGCTCGAATTTGCCCTCGCATCGCCGGATGCGCCGACGACGCACATCTACCGCTCGCCCTTCCCGCGCTCGTCCGACGTCGTTCACCTGCGCGCCGCGCGTCCGCTCGGGCCCGCGGACAAGGACGCCGGGGCCGTCGTGATCATGTCGCGTCCGCGCGGTTATTTCGGCCTGCCGCGGGATGTGGTGCTGCTCGACGGCAAGGAGCCGGCGGACGTCAAATCGGGTGTGCCCACGGATTCGACAGCAACACTGCGCCTTCCGGCCGGCGAGGTCGGGCGTAACATCGTGGCCCAATTTGGCGAAGAACGAATTGTGGCACGCGCCTGGCCTGCCTCCGAGAACAGGATTGCGATTGCCGAGCTCACTTACTAGCTAATTGCCTGCGTTACCTCTGCGGGAGAGAGCCATGAACATCGCCAGTGTGCGTCGGCCCATCGTCCCTCCGACGCCGCCGCGTGCGCCCGACGACATGTCGTTCCTCGGCCGGCTTGCCGTGATCAAGCGGAACATGATCGCGACCTGGGGGCAGCGCGCCTACGAGGAAGACGTTATCGAGGGCCGCTTCTTCTTCCGCAACAGTTTCATCCTGAACCGGCCGGATGCGATCCGGCATGTCCTGCTCAGCAATTACGAAAATTATTCGCGCACTCCGGCGGGCATCCGCATGCTTCGTCCCGTGCTCGGCGACGGTCTTCTGATTGCGGAGGGTCATTCGTGGACGTTTCAGCGCCGCACCCTCGCGCCGGCGTTCACGCCGCGGGCGACGGCAAATCTCGTTCCGCACATGACGGCGGTGCTCGACGAGACTATCGCGAAGCTCGACTTGCAAACGAGCGAGCCGGTCGATCTGCGCGAGATCATGCAGCGGATGACGCTGGAGATCGCCGGACGCACCATGTTCTCGTTCGGCATGGACCGTCATGGTCCGACCTTGCGCAACTTTGTCATGGAGTATGGAGCCCGACTCGGACGGCCGTACTTACTCGATATGGTGCTGCCGCTGTCCTGGCCAAGCCCGATGGATTTTGCCCGCGCCCGTTTCCGCAAGCGCTGGACCGAATTCGTCGCGATGCTGATCGCCGAGCGGCGTGAGATGGGCAAGAAGGACGGCGCGCCGCCGCGCGATCTGTTCGATCTCATG of the Bradyrhizobium sp. WSM1417 genome contains:
- a CDS encoding MFS transporter encodes the protein MTEQTNRQKIAADGIMAPLRYTVFRRIWLASLLSNLGLLIQGVGAAWAMTQMAASADKVALVQTALMLPIMLISMPAGAIADMYDRRIVTLIALMIALTGATALTVLAWLNYISPETLLVFCFVVGSGNALFGPAWQSSVSEQVPPDALPSAVALNGISYNIARSFGPAVGGVIVAALGAVAAFACNAILYLPLLVVLLLWRRNTEPSRLPREKLNRAMVSGFRYITNSPPIKIVLLRTLVMGLIGGAIMALMPLVARDLLHGGAQTYGIMLGAFGMGAVVGALNIHELRKRMSGEAAIRACTISMAFAMAALAVSTEPVLTAAALVLAGAVWMAAIALFNIGVQLSAPRWVAGRSLAAFQASISGGIAIGAWGWGHLTDYAGVEVALLTAAGLMLISPVLGIWLAMPRVGARNEDADVLADPEVKLSLTARSGPLVVEIEYRVAQENARAFHNVMQDVQLSRQRNGAYGWSIARDIADPELWTERYHCPTWLDYLRQRNRSTQSERALHQEAIDFHIGPDPVRIRRMLERPFGSVRWKEETPDQAASEVLPVVATAAGSST
- a CDS encoding hydrolase yields the protein MKLSRRMILQGAGSLPFAVASLRTGALAQTASAPPSEVPPILFVHGNGDYDALWMTTMWRMESNGIARDRMAAINFTDPNARSDDQVEQAGRSSTEDQRRELAAAIAELKRRTGAARVALVGSSRGGYAIRNVIKNGGSGDVSHAVLCGTPNHGVFATDDQPNSEFNGRGAFLRGLNEGESEVTPGVAFLTLRSDGMDKYAQADGRFIGKPGTPTGVSVEGPELKGATNLVLGALDHREVAFHPRAFREIYKFIAGREPARIAIVPEQGVKLSGLVTGTPGGVSTNRPVAGATVEIFRVDPDTGERKGSAVYSAKTGADGRWGPAQVEPSWSLEFALASPDAPTTHIYRSPFPRSSDVVHLRAARPLGPADKDAGAVVIMSRPRGYFGLPRDVVLLDGKEPADVKSGVPTDSTATLRLPAGEVGRNIVAQFGEERIVARAWPASENRIAIAELTY
- a CDS encoding cytochrome P450, with amino-acid sequence MNIASVRRPIVPPTPPRAPDDMSFLGRLAVIKRNMIATWGQRAYEEDVIEGRFFFRNSFILNRPDAIRHVLLSNYENYSRTPAGIRMLRPVLGDGLLIAEGHSWTFQRRTLAPAFTPRATANLVPHMTAVLDETIAKLDLQTSEPVDLREIMQRMTLEIAGRTMFSFGMDRHGPTLRNFVMEYGARLGRPYLLDMVLPLSWPSPMDFARARFRKRWTEFVAMLIAERREMGKKDGAPPRDLFDLMDEARDPETGKGFSDEQLVDEVATMILAGHETTATALFWALYLLALDPDTQEEIASETRGEHLDSMADIDRQKFTRAAIEETMRLYPPAFLIARAAREKDNAAGVAIGKGDIIMIAPWLLHRHEKLWDQPNAFIPKRFMSTEAPDRFAYLPFGAGPRVCVGAPFAQAESVLALGRLIGAFRVELADTSPVIPLGVVTTQPDRSPLFRITRR